The window tatactaaatttatggtgcgaaaaccaagaaaaatgcttaattgggcccctttctggcccctaattcctaaactgttgggaccaaaactcccaaaatcaatcccaactttcttttgtgttcataaaccttgtgtttgaatttcatagatttctattaacttgtACTAaaattattgtgtgaaaaccacgAAAAATGCCTCAAtgagcccttttttggccctaattcctaacCTGTTGGGAacaaccttgtgtttaaatttaatagatttctattaacttaaactaaagttaaagtgcaaaaaccaatgtgtcttcggacgacgtaACGCAATTCTCTTTTTCTCAAGAATCTACTTGtatgcaacattttaaaaaatcaacatacccctcccccctttttccaaGCCCCCAACCCCAATGTTTCttacatattaaatttattgaaccatctgaagaaaaaaattagacaagactgtgagtgaagcaaagaaGGAAGtgatattccaatttgaaaattaacaccctttatttatgtatttttttacataaatttctatttatgcagtttttaatggatgttgctatggataatatgtctttccgtggtaacaattgaagtcagCAACACTTGACtatagtaatttaaagtttgcgttagctttatgtattttcttatcggttataaaacaattcaggacatttaagcatttaaactgcaatattctgcaaatgaaaactccgtttccaaggaaaaaatcggttgctatggtgacaaaactaaaaaaaatcccacgcatttttctattaaatttggtaaagtagtatccaaacttcataactacaatgctaactattctgtacacatttgcacttttctgaaaaacaccagagaatatttgataatttcgcaaaaatcccaatttcagaaaagttgaaaatatgcattttttcgcaaaatttttcaaaaaatttacaaatttggttgacatgcaatcttcacttaaatgaagcttaaaccatgttctatcaatgttacatatgaaaattaatgaaacatgcatggttctattcataatcaggctctgaaatgtggtgatttagctgatttttgaaagattttactaCGCTTAACAACCAAAATATtgtgtgtccgttaccatggcaaccactcatattttcccactcaaaattattttttgagcaggattcatttattgcttctactaggccaattatagataaaatctgaaaccccCCATGTATCACATATATatggcactctgcctggttcttataaagagctgtacttaacaCAAAACGaaagaataaatttgatctatgaaacgatgtaaatacaaagttatttaaaataatggattaataaataaagtaaaagtattataccgctatgaaatattaaacaatttcagaaaaacatCAACTTTGACAATTagtataaatgaaagaaaaagacaaatgtaaCAAACTTAATTAAATAGAGCGTAAGTATACACGAACAaaataaaagtagaaaaaaaaacgatatccggaaaattgaagaaataaaaataggacacttgttataaataaaaagttgtgtaatttggTAGCGGGATGTTTAACCACGAATTTTAACGTTTTTGCTCgaaatatataacatgtgtaaatAGAAGTgcatttttatatacttttaagaGGACTGGCCGGGAATCACCGAGTAGTTTGTTTCTTATAGGCTTCCTGGATTACAAGTTAGAATCCTATAAAGTTGACAGGAACATATACACATTCATATTGTTCTCATAACTATTTGAAATCGCCAGTATTGTTAATAGGTAAGTAAATTATGAGATTTtgcactaaacatgctaaatgcgCTTCAACCCTATTATTTCAGTAtgtagtaaatttttttttaaattaggaaaGATGTGTCGTTGAGTCTTCAAGTTTTTATACGTTTTAGTAAGTTCGTGAAGCGGTTACCAATGCAATGTTAACCGTCAGTGGATTTTCGtaaaaatgtgtttgtttttatgttgagCTGTAACCATGGTAACGCCACTGATAAGGTGAGGGAGGATTGAGGTCATACACATTTGTTAAACCCCGCTTCATTCTTGttatgtctgtcccaagtcaggagcctgtaacttagtggttgtcgttggtccATGTATGTTATATTAGTTTTTATTCAATTGTTATGTAATTGATCTTACTGttgttttttaatgatttaaattgattctcattttttttttatctcggtTCCGATTTTTATCCGACAATATGGTATGtgatttttcattgttgaaggctgttcggTGACATATtatcacttatatatatatatatatatatatatatgatttgaaGTCTGTAAAGCGAGTAAATGTTTAATTTATGATTGTATATTAACGATCTGACTGAAGTTGAGTTCTATTTTTCTTAGTTGTTTTTGCTGTTTTTCTTTTGGTCGGTTTTCGTTGTTTGGAATCGCCGTGTTCATTTGTCTTAgacttataagtttgaaaattatttttgtatcTTCTGCCTATAACTTAAATATCATTCATAAATGTGTAATATATAATGACCTAATCTTCATCTTGAATTACCAAACAGATgcaaggttattttttttttatagaaatgaaGCTATAACTGTGTTGCTACTTGGCATGGACATGAATCATTATATTCGTCAATGTATCTGTATCTTGCATCTATGCCATAGGATTGAGTTATCACCTGTTCTTTCGATGGGTGAGCTTACCCATACCTGAAGTGTATGCCTTTTTTTATAGTAGTTTAATCATTGATGAGCATGACATTTATTACTTACAATTTAAATATAGTCAATagtttaaagtcataataaacgagtgaccggtgaaaaataatgttattccaattcttgaactaatgcatacaaacatcataaacttagtgtTCTGTgcaagattttatcatttttttcgcataaatttcgtataatcgtcaatttttttttcaatcggtcagtgttgttgtgaaaatatagcAGGCAATTAaggtcgtgttttgaagccgaagtttaacgatagtcacctgtttgtcaacaatcaacaaaaagcatggatattgagcccgtgtttaacatgtacaatcagataatagtctattttaaggacattcatgcgtattgcgatcacctgatttttacgagatgggccacactgaggtcactttgcatacgaaaaatatgtcggggaattgcttcctgaaaggaagcaattaaaataaagtaaactccttctaaatattccaaatttgaacaaattaaagaattttcttcagaaaaaagtatatgtaaaaaaattttataatgaaaactattcattgagttataaaaaacaggcattcactttttttaatttgaggttctTATGACTTTAGTAATGGAGCAGTTAAGTTTAATTAGTCGTTCTCATTCCATCTTAATAAGGAGCAGATTCAAGTGCCAAGAAAATACCGTTTCATTTGAAGATATTTAAGGATAATTTCAAAACTACTAGACGGTAAGCAgttaaaaatcaataaatcaatcttttttttttagtaaacaaGATTCCCGTATAAGAACTATAATTTCAAGCATTATGgaaatacacaattttattcATTTGCAATTTTATATACGGGCGTTAAACACTTTAATATAcgtggtagcaatacacagttaggagtgtGGTTTAGTATTTTTACCTCtgaatttttcaaatagaaaattaACGCTGTCTTCGTCCTAGACCTTAAAAGTAGAAATTAGACTTGTGCCCATGCTGAGTGTCATTTCACCCCTGTAATGGTACCCATGATATTAAAAATACAACCCATCCTTCGAAAGGAATACAAACGATTGCAGAATGCCGCAAATAAACTCGTTATCAATATTCGCGTAATTCGACTCTGAggctaaaggagtaggtccggtaagggccgattttagcctcaaatttcaggttcatctgacgaaaaattttggacactttttaaacacttaagtggctatttcaattgattcaatttgtttatgtgaaagatttaaactgatttagtcattaaaaacgctctaaTTCATGCTTagatatgaaatatctatcagatatgccaaaaaatgtcacttttcagatgttttttgtcaaaaatgaaagtggccgcatccgtgtcatcctcaacctttatacaatgtatatgttaatatgtattatcatcaaatacaaatttcaatattaagaatgaacacaaatgcggccactttcatttaggACGGAAATCGTCAAACATTCAACTATAATGCTAAAActatgaagatttcagtaatttagcatgacttaatgatgctagtccccgatatgtgtgcattgtactgtcaaaaacagcccatatttatgtagaagcattctactttccaataaataactaaaagtttacattttaacaattttgtaaaactgctatattttgcggccaaaaaggggtcttgcTGGATCTACTCTTTTCCCAACCATAAAAGGTCATATAATTTGActaatttatattaacaatagGCTCTTACCTGTGGCAAAACAGTCAGAAAAGGACATTTAAGCTAGTGAAGAATCGTCTAACATTTGATGACAGGTAGTCTAATTAATATACTAGTAATATGATACCCCTGCTGTTATTCTATTAATGTCGTTTCGTTATGTGGAATTTGACAACCATAAACTATCTTTtatgtttattaataataaagcaTAATACATTAAAACAGCATTGTACAACACCAATCGAGGCTACCAGTAAATAACAATGACATCGACAATGTTTACACAATCATTAGACTGTGCTTACTtagtttgaaataagttttaaaaatgaaacagacattagtTGCGTACACGGATTTTAAGctatataaattgatatttgtggtggagttttttttttacgtGTGTATGGTTGTGTATTTCAAGATCTTTTTACATAATAAGAATACACGAATAACTATATTAAAAGTCACACGAGAAATAACATGAGGAAATATACCTCGTAAACTTTAATTGTTACCACTTGCACTTTATAAGATTTATGCACTGATGCTACATTACATAATTATGTTTTCGTGAAAGCATGGGAAAGTGTAAACTAAAATCGTATTCATCTTGTATAcaagttaaaggggcactagctacgagatatttgaaaaaaataatatatatattttttggctcaatcagtaatgaaatacaaatagtgaaataatgatTCCTTTTTAGTAGCAAAAAAAggttcattttttttccaaataagcaaaaaaatattgattatgaattattgacttgcaagtgaataattctaatacaggtaaaaacgacgataaacatttattttttatctgtaatGTGAAAAtgaatagacctagaataatttAAATGCACGTGTTTGTTTAatgtatttatatctatatttatgtttacatcgcttatgtggtcatcggatgactatggaggtcaactcgataaataattagatggcgtctagactaaaatacacacgaaacgaagctaatTGTTTTCATGCCTGtgccttgtttattgttttatttagacttttaatagtttggataaatgttttacattattataaatcaaatatgagaatttgattaaaatcggtgaacatgaatttgacagctagtgccccttttagATTGTTTCAGAAATCAGAAAGGAGCGTTGCCCAATTTTTTGTCTTAAGGGAGTTTGAAAGACtaaccgtatagcgggttattttcgtaGGGTGcaaatttttgcttattttcgcggatagaaaaaaatcgccaaaataaattccgccgaTTTAAAACGGCCGGTGCAAAGtattgttaaaagttttaaatccgCCAAAATactaaccgccaaaatatttcgtataccttattcaatgaaaatcgccaAATTTTACACCCGCAAAATAACCCGCTTTACGGTAATATGTTAACTTCTATGTCGTTTGGTCTCTGGTGTAGAGttgctcattggcaatcataccacatgttcttgtttttatattttgtatcaaaaacaGTTAATATACAAATTTGCAATCTTCACTTTATCGTAAGAATGTAATCTAATAGTAAGTTTAGATTATAACATgctccatattggccctggtatcaccCCGGGACTCCCATaccggcctcgaggctttagccgagggccgatatgggtcaaGGGATGATCCccgggccaatatggaaaaggcatgttataatctttttatcacatatttaagttctgcagaaaagagaaaaaacataaaaggtaaaatcttaaacattttatcacAAACGTGTCGTTAATTAGAATCAGGGCACAATTACCAATAACCTCTTTTTTGCCGCGGGCAATTTTGAgattattgcatatgcaaaacccgACTTATTCGTAACAAATGTGTGATAATACAAAAGTAATCAtgaataaacctggttttgttTTCATATTGTAACCGATGATATGTCAGtaattataaaaagtatataaacaTCCTTTATCTGCAAGATCAGCTAAAGTTATAGTACATTATTCCACAATTGAATTTACCAGATGAATTTACTAAAGAATTTGAACAGtataaaataagctattttagaTCAAACTTGACATCGTTAAATAATGTTACATAATTTATAAAGAAGTATAATTTTTAAAGTGTCACTTAACGTGTGTATCagataaaatacatatttacaaGGAAACACATTCGGTTTGGTATGACTTCAATACGTTTCAACAAGGCATACCAAGAATTATCTTTAATCTTTGATACAAAAGAAGCTCAAAGattaaataaacaagatataGATATTGTTTAGTACATATTGCTAAACATCTTTTCATACctgttaaagttttaaaactCTCCTTTTTATTACTGAATCATACGACGCGAATTGTAGTGtgctaaaaaaatataatgtatatgaaACACCTTtataatcaaaagaaaatatgCAAGGTGGACATGGTATGTATGAACATTAATAGAAACTTTAATCTTGGGAGTAATTTTTCATCAACAATCATATGATGTGATCATATTTATATTCTGTCAATACAATTATTTCAGACACCTTGATTTTAATCTCTTTTCATTTGGTATTATCTATGTCTGTTCCATTAACTTATACTAGTTTGCGCTGAGTAATAGCGGTAAAATGAAATTGTGGAATAGTATACACCTATGGACTGGAtgtgagggtaatagcaagtATGTTTCCCCTGAGATAACAACTATTGCTCGAGGCGACGCCGAGGGCAATAGTGGGTATGcgcagggacaacaaacttgctattacccgcacAACCAGTCATtatgtgttttattatactgaacaaattaactttataaaaattttacataaatcatctaaaaaaaagaatatgtcacATAAACATGCACATGTTGAACTATATACTATTCATCTAAATAAGTTACAAATATGAGGGCAATTGCCTTTCATTAATGCTCTTAATTGTAGAAAACTAGACCCGCGTCTGGTGCAGATACACACTTTTAACCTattatctatgattagtttatttacttgaactgttgttaaattttattttttatcataattcAAACTTTCAGGAGACTAACAATTTAAGAGAAGATAAAGTTTGACTCTTtccattaaaaatgtatttataattgcCATTCATATGAAATGGAAGTAAAGCAATTTGACAATGAATGACATAAACATATCAGTGAGTAaaaatccctgtaccaagtcagcaacagttgttgtccattcgtttgatgtgttttataatttgattttgccacttgattaaGGAATTTCCGattatgaattttcctcagagttcattatatttgtgattttaattataatatcactGAATAGTGTCTTTCAAGTTGGTCTAACCTTTAAACAGACATATTTAGAAACTATACAAACGACAAAATTGACatacattttcataaaattaaaatattatgacCGATCTTTTATTTAACTCGAGACTCGTAACGTCTATTCGCCTTGGCTTTCAAACATTCGGCTTCGAGCGTCCCTGGGCGTCTCATTCCAGAAAAGAGCTTCAGATGCATACATTTATGAAGTGTTTCTTATTATCTTTTGAATGACTGGATCGATACCGCTGGTGGTGGACTTtcagtccccaagggtatcatcCACTAAGTAGTTAGTGCTTCGTCACTATAATTATTGATAACAAATCTTTcagaatattctttttttttatccaaatcagaaaaaaaacttaGAAACTAACTCTCTCAACCAAAGATAAAATTCGATGGTTATGGCCATTTGTCGGAGTTCTGTTTGGTCATAAAGCTCTCCAACTATTTTAGTTTTATACATTAGTGCTTTTCAAATATGTGACGTTGAGCATTCATGATGAAGGAAAATCAAGAAAAGAGATACAGACGCATGTAATATATAcagtattgttttcatttttttttctctctacaAGTTGTTGTCAtttggtttttgtttaaaaaattcttttaaacttgttttacaggtaaaaaatgCCAGGGGAACAGCTAACCTGTATTTGGCAAGCTATATATGCCCTAGATCGTCTCAACAGTGTAAACATGAACAAAGATGCTATGAAATTGTTTCTTACAAATGCCGCTCAATACGAATCAATCCACTTTTCTGATCGCAAATATTCCGACACGTTTTCAGAGGCAACTGTTAAGTTCAATGATTTCAAAGAGTACGTAAAAAAACATCTGCGGGAAAATGGGGTTGCCTTTTCCAAAACTTGCAGTGATTTGGAAGAAATGAGTTGGAATAACCTGAAGTCTGGCCTGAAAAGTAAACTAGAGACAGAAGACGTTTATAAACTATGGCGCATTTGTAATCGCCTGATGAAGGAAGATACATACCCGCCTGTGGTCTTCAGAGAGGAGGCAAGCTGGCTTTTAGAGAAAGTGCTGTCTAATCTGGGACATAATCTCAAGTCTTCAGATGATGCCTTTAGAGAAGATAAATTTACTTTCCAAGAAATGTTATCAATTATGGAGGATTTTGCTTTTTCCGACACATCACATCAACAAATAAACACATGTATCGACGATCTCTATACGTGGTTGGTTGTAGAAGTGATGAAGAAAAGCAAAGTATACAAACGTACTAAGAAGCAGGCAAATTGGACAAATTGGGTAAAACGTTGGTGTGTTTTAACACCTCAGTATCTTCGATACTATGGTACGGATGTTAAAGCTTCAACAAGAGTTCCAACAAAAGCTGATTCCAATCAAAAAGGCGAATTTACGTTTACTAAGAATACTAAACTAGAAAGCCTTGTAGGGTACAGTGGTGTAGTTAAAAATCTGCAAGGAAGGTTTAGGCTCGCAAATGTTCCAGTTTTAGAAATGGAAATTGCTGTCGATGACGAGAATGAGAAACGAGCATGGTTATCTGACCTAGAGGAAATAATTCAGTGCTTGAGAGATAATACAACACCTGTTCAAAAACTTCTCAAGGAAAGGCATTTGAAAAGTATGGCAGCAAGGGAAAGGAAAGATGGAACAAATAAACAAGTAGAAGATATCGAATCAGCTCTAAATAAAACAAAGCTCCGGGCCGAGAGGCAGTCTAAAAAGCAATTTTTCGATGACACATCCAAAAATGTAGTAAAACCATTAACAACAGAAAAAACAAAAGGCAAAATACAACTAAAGCACCCTTCCTTGGAAAAAGAGAGTGCAGAAAAGATAAAAGCGATGTTTATGAAAATTGACACGAATGGAAACGGTTTGTTGGATAAATTAGAATTTGCAAACTTCTTAAAGGGCCTTGGATTAAACATGTCAGAAAAAGAAAGCAATCTAGTTTTCAAATCTGTAGATACAAATAAAAGTGAACAGATTACCTTCGAACAATTTCAAAACTACTTTTGTTTGCATATCATGAACGAAACGGAAACTGCCGAATGCGTAAATGCCATGCGAAAAGCATTTTTGGAGGCTGATCGGGATGGATCAGGTACACTAAACTTCCGGGAATTTACGGAGTTTGTTTGGGAAAAAAACAGGTCTGCCAGAATGACAAAAATTTTGAAGTCTTTCGCTAACATTACTACTGACGAAATTTCGTTTAATGATTTTGAAAAGCTGGTTTCAGGCAGTGGAGCAGAGGTTCTTGTGCCAATATTAGAAGAAGAAATAGAACGCGGTACTGACTCATCTCTGGATGATTTTGAAGACCGCCTTCAGAAAGTCTATAAGGACACAGAAGCAGATGAACTAGCAACCTATATAAGACAACGATGGGATAAATTTGCTACATTCAGAAGGGCTGGGCAAACAGGTTCTGTTGTTATGACTGGTGGACACGGAATGGTAGCAGATATTGTTCCAGGAGATTATAGTTTGATTGACCTTGCTTGCTTCAGTGACCTGCCTCCATTGGAACCAAAGCATAAGGTCGTAAAAGAAACACAATGGTTATCCAGTACAATACCCGGAAAATCAGGAAAGATCATATTTCCACTTGAATTTGACAAACAAGTACCAACCGAACAGGCCACATCAGAACTTTTGCGGTATTATGGTTGTAGTTTTGCTGATAGTCAGCAAGAAAAAATATCTTTGCTCTTCCGACACGGAATCCAGGATTTCACGTATGAAAACGGATACTTAGAAAAGTACGTAACGGCTACAAATGGTGGGGCAGGGattgaaaaacatgatttttCACATTTAGATTGTCCTTTGTCAGAAGATTCGGGAATTTTCATTCTTGCAAAATTCGTGGACAATGGCGATTTCCACATAACAGGCTTCCGACTTCCTGTACGTCATACACTGTATGTACCCGGAGGAGTAATTCATTGTAACGACTACCTCAAAGGGACATGGAGGACCATGCTGTCAGATGAAACAGACATTGATCACGTTCATCTCACACACGTCGTAGAAGAAGGGCACGAAGAAAAGTTTAGATTTCAGTTTACATATTAACTGCTAATTCCGCTTTTACAAATACTTGTTAAATTGAATGAAAAGCATTCTTACAGAATTTTCAATGAAATAAGGAAACTTCGATCATAAatgattgataaaaatatttgcCTATCTGTATATATATGAGGGTTATTAATCAGGAATAAATGAGATATTAAACAGTACTGTAACTTGGTTTCTCCGTTAAACAATTGACCAAAGTTTTGTTACAAAATGTACCAAACAGTACTTactcatttaagaattgaatgcttcttttcgtaaattcattggggtgtaaaagcgttgaccgaagaacattttgtttaaagcgtaaaagcgcttcattctaaaaatgtgcgcacggtcaacgcttttacaacccaatgaaattataaaaaggagcatttttggtcaaggtagtttttgatgaagttgaagtccaatcaacttgaaacttagtacacacgttccttgtgatatgatattttttatgtttgatgccaaattagagattttactccaatttcacggtccacggCGCATAGAAAATCATAGAGCgattggggcatctgtgtactatggacacattcttgttagttttaaatattttcaaacaaaagtCACGTTTCCTAAAGATACCATATGTAAGTAGCCATTAAAACctgtacaaataaaaacaatcatcGGCCTTTATGAGTGTTTTGTGTATACTTAGTCACGAATATACTAGTTCTTCTTTATACAATTATGAAACAACTGAACTAAAGAAAACAATGTCTTCTTATTATCAATGAACCATCAGGATATGACCTATTTCTTACAGTATATGGGAAATAGACATACCATTGAAAATGTAACGTTAATGAACAATACACAATAAAAGAAGATGAAAAGGTTATGTGACAAAAACTCTTTCTGACAAACATGCACATCTAACCATATTTatttacaccaaatatagtgacccTATTGCTGATAGTTtttgaaaaatgtatataatgaTCGTAGGATAAAGTTAAATTTGCCAATAatagaggggcaaaagatacctgaggtacagtaaaactcatagatcgaaaataaactgataacgccatggctaaaaaatgaaaaagacaaacagaaacatataatacatatgacaaaacatagaaaactaaaagactaagcaacacgaaccccaccaaaactgagggtgatctcaggtactccggatgggtgaacagatcctgctccacatatggcacccgtcgtgttgttcatgttattacaataaattataataatatatgaGTTTATGGTCTAATGAAAGAAATGTACACAGTATAGTTGTTTATTGCACCAGACTGATGAAGAACTTTCAACGGTACTTTAGAAATcataatttattcaaaaagagaaTTTGATTAATTACTGTAAGCTAAAGTTGAACACGTCGGTTACTATTAAATGCTTAAACTACATCTGACTAAtgatttttaaagaaagaaactgtccacaaaaaaataataaagaccAAGGAACTATGGAAATAAGGTCTTGTTCAGATGAACCCTGATAGACGGCTATGTACATCGTGCAATCATACCATAAAGGAAATATAAATGACCTTTTGCTCAGAGTATTTAGATGAAAAGTCCTATCCCTTAAATGCAACGTTCACAAAAAAACAGTAAGAAATACATGAAGGTCATATGAACCCTACAAGGCGTACATATAAACATGTacacccgccacattatttatgtatgtgcctgtcccaagtcaggagcctgtaattcattggttgtcgtttgtttatgtgttacatatttattttcgttcatttttactttttacataaataaggccgttagttttctcgtttgaattgttttacattgtcttatcggggtcttttatagctgactatgcggtataggtttgctcattgttgaagtccgtacggtgacctatagttgttaatgtcagtgtcattttggtcttttgtggatagttgtctcattggccatcataccacatcttcttttttatacacatACACCATTGGTTTATTAACTAAACCATTGCATTGaataatgatttataaaaatTGTAGTCGAATGGACGCTTCCAGGTATACATGAACtgcttacaatcatttcatacacaaaaCAAATTGATGTATTACTTTGTATTTCTGAGGAATGGACCGATAAACCATGTGAATAAGGTCAAGTTATGGATTTGAACGCAAAAGCTTATCCTTAATCATACCTTTATGATGAGCTCACAGTCATGGTCAGAGGAATATTTTCTCATACACATTCACGTTTTCAAtagatccaatatacaaaatataagaatcCCATTTTTTATAATAAGTAAGAAAATCAGGGGTTCATGCAATCTTctgaagacgaaacgcacgtctggcgcaactaatataaatttcaattctggtatctatgactACTTTATATACATCTATATTTGCGGCTTTTTTCTCTGTCAGCATTGAGATTTACCAACACTGTCACTATATGTCATGTGTAAAACCAAATAtgatttaatgttatattaagtTAAAAGGGAAAAGGGATCTAGGTTCTTGTTGTTCAGTCTATAgtttttctatgatttttttgtttgtctttttgtcgttaaTTTTTATTTGTGCAATGGAATTGTTCGTTCGTCCTAAAATTCATTGGTTATCTATCGCCTAACTCTTCAATTTCTTTCAGggtattatataatatgatgacCTTACCCATATAAGAAATTacgaaatatatacatgtttatgttttataAGTGTATTGCTATTCTGTGGGTTTACCTTCCTGGTGTATCT of the Mytilus galloprovincialis chromosome 8, xbMytGall1.hap1.1, whole genome shotgun sequence genome contains:
- the LOC143085633 gene encoding uncharacterized protein LOC143085633, which translates into the protein MPGEQLTCIWQAIYALDRLNSVNMNKDAMKLFLTNAAQYESIHFSDRKYSDTFSEATVKFNDFKEYVKKHLRENGVAFSKTCSDLEEMSWNNLKSGLKSKLETEDVYKLWRICNRLMKEDTYPPVVFREEASWLLEKVLSNLGHNLKSSDDAFREDKFTFQEMLSIMEDFAFSDTSHQQINTCIDDLYTWLVVEVMKKSKVYKRTKKQANWTNWVKRWCVLTPQYLRYYGTDVKASTRVPTKADSNQKGEFTFTKNTKLESLVGYSGVVKNLQGRFRLANVPVLEMEIAVDDENEKRAWLSDLEEIIQCLRDNTTPVQKLLKERHLKSMAARERKDGTNKQVEDIESALNKTKLRAERQSKKQFFDDTSKNVVKPLTTEKTKGKIQLKHPSLEKESAEKIKAMFMKIDTNGNGLLDKLEFANFLKGLGLNMSEKESNLVFKSVDTNKSEQITFEQFQNYFCLHIMNETETAECVNAMRKAFLEADRDGSGTLNFREFTEFVWEKNRSARMTKILKSFANITTDEISFNDFEKLVSGSGAEVLVPILEEEIERGTDSSLDDFEDRLQKVYKDTEADELATYIRQRWDKFATFRRAGQTGSVVMTGGHGMVADIVPGDYSLIDLACFSDLPPLEPKHKVVKETQWLSSTIPGKSGKIIFPLEFDKQVPTEQATSELLRYYGCSFADSQQEKISLLFRHGIQDFTYENGYLEKYVTATNGGAGIEKHDFSHLDCPLSEDSGIFILAKFVDNGDFHITGFRLPVRHTLYVPGGVIHCNDYLKGTWRTMLSDETDIDHVHLTHVVEEGHEEKFRFQFTY